The DNA window GCTCGAGCGGATCAACCCCGTGGCCTACCAGCGCGTCGGCGACGACTACGCCGTCTTTGCGAGCAAGGCCGGCGCGCCGAGCGACCCCGACTGGTTCCGCAACCTCTCGGCCCATCCCGAGGTGACCGTCGAGGTCGCCGGCGAGACCTTCCCCGCGACGGCGCGCGTCACCGAGGGCGAGGAGCGCGAGCGCATCTGGGAACAGCAAAAGCGCGACTTCCCGGGCTTCGCGGAGTACGAGGAGAAGACGGCGCGCCGCATCCCCGTGGTGGTGCTGAGCCGGGCCTGACGTCGCCGGCCCCGCCGGTCACTGGTAGTGCGGCGGTCGCTCGAAGTCGCGCAGCGCCGCCGTGCGCAGCAGCTCGGCGTTCTTCGCCCGCAGGCGGGCGACCTCGGCGCGCAGCTCGGCGACCTCCGCGGCGAGCGCCGCGAGGTGCGCCTCGGTGTCGTCTCGCGCCTCGGCCTCGCCCACGGCCCCATGCTAGGAGTGCCCCGTCGCGGCGAGC is part of the Acidimicrobiales bacterium genome and encodes:
- a CDS encoding nitroreductase family deazaflavin-dependent oxidoreductase; translation: MTDHDPVASAGDWNRAVIEEFRANAGAVGGQFAGMSLLLLHTNGAKSGLERINPVAYQRVGDDYAVFASKAGAPSDPDWFRNLSAHPEVTVEVAGETFPATARVTEGEERERIWEQQKRDFPGFAEYEEKTARRIPVVVLSRA